In a single window of the Mugil cephalus isolate CIBA_MC_2020 chromosome 6, CIBA_Mcephalus_1.1, whole genome shotgun sequence genome:
- the LOC125009687 gene encoding ceramide synthase 2-like, with the protein METLLNEWLWQEDYWLPPGIQWQDIKMREDEGYFPLPRDLIYTVPLAFAFIALRYVFERLIAIPLSKCLGVKDRIRVRAPPIPKLEAFYKQKSRQPSQCEVVSLGKQCGLSQRKIQAWFRHRRNQDRPSNTKKFCEASWRFVFYLVAFIAGLGSLINTPWFWDQRECWRGYPKQPVADAHYWYYILELGFYLSLLLCVSVDVKRKDFKEQVIHHIATIFLISFSYCTNFVRIGTLVMLVHDSSDFLLESAKMLHYAVWTRTCDSLFVVFAVVFLITRLVVFPCRVVYSTLVESLEFFQPFFGYYFFNALLLVLQALHIFWAYLILRMVYKFAFMGKVEKDERSDEESEVDDGEEEEEEPEEEEDERSWEQRKGTINSKLASLANNCVLNNLTNQRNINSRLPKAR; encoded by the exons aTGGAGACGCTGTTAAATGAGTGGCTGTGGCAGGAGGACTACTGGCTTCCTCCTGGTATCCAGTGGCAGGACATTAAAATGAGGGAAGATGAGGGCTACTTTCCTCTACCCAGGGATCTCATCTACACTGTGCCGCTGGCCTTTGCCTTTATAGCCCTCAGATACGTCTTTGAGAG GCTCATCGCCATCCCGCTGAGCAAATGTTTAGGTGTGAAAGATCGGATTCGTGTTCGAGCTCCTCCAATCCCAAAGTTGGAAGCCTTTTACAAACAGAAGAGTCGACAACCATCACAA tgtgaagTGGTGAGTTTGGGCAAGCAGTGTGGTCTATCCCAGAGAAAGATCCAGGCTTGGTTCAGACACAGAAGGAACCAAGACCGGCCCAGCAACACCAAAAAGTTCTGCGAGGCCTc CTGGCGGTTTGTGTTCTACCTTGTAGCATTCATAGCAGGGCTCGGCTCTTTAATTAAT ACTCCGTGGTTCTGGGATCAGAGAGAGTGTTGGAGGGGTTATCCCAAACAG CCTGTAGCTGATGCTCATTATTGGTATTACATCCTGGAGCTGGGTTTCTACTTGTCCCTGCTGCTATGTGTCTCTGTGGACGTCAAGCGAAAA GATTTCAAGGAGCAAGTAATCCATCACATCGCCACCATATTCCTCATCAGTTTCTCCTACTGCACCAACTTTGTGAGGATTGGCACACTGGTGATGCTGGTGCATGACTCCTCTGACTTTCTTCTCGAG TCTGCCAAGATGCTTCACTATGCAGTGTGGACAAGGACGTGCGACTCTCTGTTTGTCGTCTTCGCTGTGGTCTTCCTGATCACACGGTTGGTGGTGTTTCCTTGCAG AGTGGTCTACTCGACCCTGGTAGAGTCTCTTGAATTTTTCCAGCCCTTCTTTGGTTATTATTTCTTCAATGCTCTGCTGTTGGTGCTCCAAGCGCTGCACATCTTCTGGGCCTATCTGATCCTGCGTATGGTCTACAAGTTTGCGTTCATGGGCAAG gttgagAAGGATGAACGCAGCGATGAGGAGAGTGAAGTGGATgatggtgaggaagaggaggaagagcctgaggaagaagaggatgagagAAGCTGGGAGCAAAGGAAGGGTACAATTAACTCCAAACTGGCATCGCTGGCTAACAACTGTGTCCTGAACAACCTGACCAACCAGAGGAATATAAATAGCAGGCTCCCCAAAGCCAGGTAG
- the LOC125009685 gene encoding kelch-like protein 23 isoform X1 has product MQKTFGQAVTCDMACRADTELKPQGFRLALFSEQINTLDEEESASHLKDPEPDVTPDATLQVEGESFYVNRRCLALQSPYFRALFFGCGIERNRRRVEIKGLCLQHFRVLMEYSKTCSLALDRENVLGILETADFLQLERAKLLCCKFLERELHVSNCLGMMEYAWQRGCTDLYSAARQVALTHFTAISTEEDFLSLSKETIANLLASDDLAIQKDDLALEATLRWVSFDPKREEHFLELIELIRPESLSLPFITELLTRMKSSDPRAKLICQLNEHFPTSWSVGRSMKRTRAAETLYVLGGPHDKEQQALYHVYPLSGRWQSCAPLQRKNLTQYSVAAVGDNVVVTGGYFRDVLWFSVDWVTMYECGNQRWVDGPALQKSRHSHCSIGLDSVLYVLGGSMDEGLVADVERLVLGSEEGWEGVSPLVKAVERAAAAALGQCIYVACGLDENGEVYAGIQRYVVKEDQWDVVSYSPFPRYDLVATELHGALYLFGDQALRFDMETDEWTVLEEEYLDRRFFCGCTTVSGQIYLVSERKSNKAFPNMVLLDPYIDTCIEIDDAIPCPVPIRGCVTMRMVT; this is encoded by the exons ATGCAGAAGACATTTGGCCAGGCTGTTACTTGTGACATGGCCTGCAGAGCTGACACTGAACTGAAACCTCAGGGCTTTCGATTGGCACTTTTCTCTGAGCAAATAAACACACTGGATGAGGAGGAATCTGCTTCACACTTGAAGGACCCTGAGCCTGATGTAACGCCTGATGCTACTTTACAAGTAGAAGGAGAGAGTTTTTATGTCAACCGTCGATGCCTGGCCCTCCAGAGCCCCTACTTCAGGGCTCTGTTCTTTGGCTGTGGTATAGAAAGGAACAGAAGGCGGGTTGAAATCAAAGGTTTGTGTCTGCAACATTTCAGGGTCTTGATGGAATACAGTAAGACATGCAGCCTAGCTTTGGACAGAGAAAATGTTCTGGGGATCCTTGAGACTGCAGACTTTTTACAACTGGAACGAGCCAAACTGCTGTGCTGCAAGTTTCTGGAGCGTGAGCTGCACGTCAGTAACTGTCTGGGAATGATGGAGTATGCCTGGCAGCGGGGCTGCACTGATCTCTACTCTGCAGCACGACAGGTGGCGCTCACACACTTCACTGCTATCTCCACCGAAGAggattttctttcactttccaAGGAGACAATAGCAAATCTACTTGCTAGTGATGACCTGGCCATCCAAAAAGATGATCTGGCCCTTGAGGCCACCCTGCGCTGGGTGTCGTTTGACCCTAAACGTGAGGAACATTTTCTGGAGCTCATTGAGCTGATAAGGCCTGAGTCTCTCTCTTTACCATTTATCACTGAACTTTTAACCAGAATGAAGAGCTCTGATCCCAGAGCCAAGCTCATCTGCCAGCTGAATGAACACTTCCCAACATCTTGGTCAGTAGGAAGATCAATGAAGAGGACGAGGGCTGCAGAGACCCTCTATGTCCTGGGTGGGCCTCATGATAAGGAACAACAAGCACTCTACCATGTTTACCCGCTCAGTGGTAGATGGCAGAGCTGTGCACCTTTGCAGAGGAAGAACCTCACACAGTATTCTGTAGCTGCAGTAG GAGACAATGTGGTTGTGACTGGCGGTTACTTCCGGGACGTGCTGTGGTTCAGTGTGGATTGGGTCACAATGTATGAATGTGGGAACCAGCGCTGGGTGGATGGTCCAGCCCTGCAGAAGTCCAGACACAGCCACTGCTCCATAGGACTTGATTCAGTACTGTATGTCTTGGGCGGCAGCATGGACGAGGGACTTGTGGCTGACGTAGAGAGGCTGGTCCTAGGCTCAGAGGAGGGTTGGGAGGGAGTCAGCCCCTTGGTCAAGGCAGTCGagagggctgctgctgctgctcttgggCAGTGCATTTACGTGGCATGCGGCCTGGATGAAAATGGGGAGGTGTATGCTGGAATTCAGAGGTACGTAGTGAAGGAGGATCAGTGGGATGTGGTTTCCTATTCTCCATTTCCACG ATATGACCTGGTCGCTACAGAACTCCACGGTGCTCTCTACCTGTTCGGAGACCAGGCGCTGCGTTTTGACATGGAGACGGATGAGTGGACGGTGCTTGAGGAGGAATACCTGGACAGAAGGTTCTTTTGTGGCTGCACGACCGTCAGTGGACAGATATACCTGGTCAGTGAGAGGAAGAGCAACAAAGCTTTTCCAAACATGGTGTTGCTTGACCCTTACATAGACACGTGCATTGAGATCGATGATGCCATTCCCTGTCCTGTGCCCATCAGAGGATGTGTCACCATGAGAATGGTCACGTGA
- the LOC125009685 gene encoding kelch-like protein 23 isoform X2: MQKTFGQAVTCDMACRADTELKPQGFRLALFSEQINTLDEEESASHLKDPEPDVTPDATLQVEGESFYVNRRCLALQSPYFRALFFGCGIERNRRRVEIKGLCLQHFRVLMEYSKTCSLALDRENVLGILETADFLQLERAKLLCCKFLERELHVSNCLGMMEYAWQRGCTDLYSAARQVALTHFTAISTEEDFLSLSKETIANLLASDDLAIQKDDLALEATLRWVSFDPKREEHFLELIELIRPESLSLPFITELLTRMKSSDPRAKLICQLNEHFPTSWSVGRSMKRTRAAETLYVLGGPHDKEQQALYHVYPLSGRWQSCAPLQRKNLTQYSVAAVGDNVVVTGGYFRDVLWFSVDWVTMYECGNQRWVDGPALQKSRHSHCSIGLDSVLYVLGGSMDEGLVADVERLVLGSEEGWEGVSPLVKAVERAAAAALGQCIYVACGLDENGEVYAGIQRYVVKEDQWDVVSYSPFPRTPRCSLPVRRPGAAF, from the exons ATGCAGAAGACATTTGGCCAGGCTGTTACTTGTGACATGGCCTGCAGAGCTGACACTGAACTGAAACCTCAGGGCTTTCGATTGGCACTTTTCTCTGAGCAAATAAACACACTGGATGAGGAGGAATCTGCTTCACACTTGAAGGACCCTGAGCCTGATGTAACGCCTGATGCTACTTTACAAGTAGAAGGAGAGAGTTTTTATGTCAACCGTCGATGCCTGGCCCTCCAGAGCCCCTACTTCAGGGCTCTGTTCTTTGGCTGTGGTATAGAAAGGAACAGAAGGCGGGTTGAAATCAAAGGTTTGTGTCTGCAACATTTCAGGGTCTTGATGGAATACAGTAAGACATGCAGCCTAGCTTTGGACAGAGAAAATGTTCTGGGGATCCTTGAGACTGCAGACTTTTTACAACTGGAACGAGCCAAACTGCTGTGCTGCAAGTTTCTGGAGCGTGAGCTGCACGTCAGTAACTGTCTGGGAATGATGGAGTATGCCTGGCAGCGGGGCTGCACTGATCTCTACTCTGCAGCACGACAGGTGGCGCTCACACACTTCACTGCTATCTCCACCGAAGAggattttctttcactttccaAGGAGACAATAGCAAATCTACTTGCTAGTGATGACCTGGCCATCCAAAAAGATGATCTGGCCCTTGAGGCCACCCTGCGCTGGGTGTCGTTTGACCCTAAACGTGAGGAACATTTTCTGGAGCTCATTGAGCTGATAAGGCCTGAGTCTCTCTCTTTACCATTTATCACTGAACTTTTAACCAGAATGAAGAGCTCTGATCCCAGAGCCAAGCTCATCTGCCAGCTGAATGAACACTTCCCAACATCTTGGTCAGTAGGAAGATCAATGAAGAGGACGAGGGCTGCAGAGACCCTCTATGTCCTGGGTGGGCCTCATGATAAGGAACAACAAGCACTCTACCATGTTTACCCGCTCAGTGGTAGATGGCAGAGCTGTGCACCTTTGCAGAGGAAGAACCTCACACAGTATTCTGTAGCTGCAGTAG GAGACAATGTGGTTGTGACTGGCGGTTACTTCCGGGACGTGCTGTGGTTCAGTGTGGATTGGGTCACAATGTATGAATGTGGGAACCAGCGCTGGGTGGATGGTCCAGCCCTGCAGAAGTCCAGACACAGCCACTGCTCCATAGGACTTGATTCAGTACTGTATGTCTTGGGCGGCAGCATGGACGAGGGACTTGTGGCTGACGTAGAGAGGCTGGTCCTAGGCTCAGAGGAGGGTTGGGAGGGAGTCAGCCCCTTGGTCAAGGCAGTCGagagggctgctgctgctgctcttgggCAGTGCATTTACGTGGCATGCGGCCTGGATGAAAATGGGGAGGTGTATGCTGGAATTCAGAGGTACGTAGTGAAGGAGGATCAGTGGGATGTGGTTTCCTATTCTCCATTTCCACG AACTCCACGGTGCTCTCTACCTGTTCGGAGACCAGGCGCTGCGTTTTGA